A genomic region of Serratia fonticola contains the following coding sequences:
- a CDS encoding DEAD/DEAH box helicase gives MAFTLRPYQLEAVDATIKHFRQHPEPALIVLPTGAGKSLVIAELAKRARGRVLVLAHVKELVAQNHSKYCAYGLEADIFAAGLQQKESAGKVVFGSVQSVARNLSLFDGAFSLLIIDECHRISDDDDSQYQQIIQHLQKSNPQLRLLGLTATPYRLGKGWIYQYHYHGITRGDNRCLFRDCIYELPLRYMIKNGFLVPPERLDMPIVQYDFSRLEARSNGLFSEVDLNRELKKQNRITPHIISQIVEYAETRKGVMIFASTVEHAREVHGLLPNGEAALVSAETPPAERDALIEAFKQQQLRYLVNVAVLTTGFDAPHVDLIAILRPTESVSLYQQIVGRGLRLAPGKEDCLILDYAGNPHDLFTPEVGTSKPHADSQPVQVFCPACGFANLFWGKCTESGEIIEHYGRRCQGWMEDDEGNREQCDYRFRFKSCPHCGAENDIAARRCHQCQEVLVDPDDMLKAALKLKDALVLRCGGMALQSGRDDKGEWLKATYYDEDGTSTSERFRLQTPAQRKAFEMLFLRPHQRAPGVPFSWQNAADVLAQQALLRHPDFVVARKRGQFWQVREKVFDYQGRFRRANELY, from the coding sequence ATGGCCTTTACTCTGCGCCCCTATCAGTTGGAGGCGGTCGACGCCACCATCAAACACTTTCGTCAGCATCCAGAACCTGCGCTGATCGTGCTGCCGACCGGCGCAGGCAAAAGCCTGGTCATTGCCGAACTGGCAAAACGCGCTCGTGGTCGGGTATTGGTACTGGCCCACGTCAAGGAACTGGTGGCGCAAAACCACAGCAAATACTGTGCCTACGGCCTGGAGGCCGATATCTTTGCCGCCGGGCTACAGCAAAAAGAGAGTGCTGGCAAAGTCGTGTTTGGCAGCGTGCAGTCGGTGGCGCGTAATCTGTCGCTGTTCGATGGTGCCTTTTCTCTGCTGATTATCGACGAATGTCATCGCATCAGCGACGACGACGACAGCCAATACCAGCAAATTATCCAGCATCTGCAAAAAAGCAACCCGCAACTGCGCCTGCTCGGTCTGACAGCGACGCCTTACCGGCTGGGCAAGGGCTGGATTTACCAATACCACTATCACGGCATCACGCGCGGAGACAATCGCTGTCTGTTCCGTGATTGTATTTATGAGCTACCGCTGCGTTACATGATCAAAAATGGTTTTCTGGTGCCGCCAGAACGGCTGGATATGCCAATCGTTCAGTACGACTTCAGCCGATTGGAGGCCAGAAGCAACGGGTTGTTCAGCGAGGTTGATCTCAACCGTGAGCTGAAAAAACAAAACCGCATTACACCGCACATCATCAGCCAGATCGTGGAATACGCCGAGACCCGCAAAGGCGTGATGATCTTTGCCTCAACGGTAGAACATGCGCGCGAAGTCCATGGCTTGCTGCCAAACGGCGAGGCCGCGTTAGTCAGTGCTGAAACGCCCCCAGCCGAACGCGATGCCCTGATCGAAGCGTTCAAGCAGCAGCAATTACGCTATCTGGTCAACGTAGCGGTGCTGACCACCGGTTTTGATGCCCCCCATGTCGATCTGATTGCCATTTTACGCCCGACCGAATCCGTCAGCCTGTACCAGCAGATTGTCGGACGTGGGCTCCGGTTGGCTCCAGGCAAGGAGGATTGCCTGATACTTGACTATGCCGGGAACCCACACGATCTGTTCACACCGGAAGTCGGTACCAGCAAACCCCACGCAGACAGTCAACCGGTACAGGTATTCTGCCCCGCTTGCGGTTTCGCCAATCTGTTTTGGGGGAAATGCACTGAGAGTGGCGAGATTATCGAGCACTATGGCCGCCGTTGCCAAGGCTGGATGGAAGATGACGAGGGTAATCGTGAACAATGTGATTATCGGTTCCGTTTCAAAAGTTGCCCACACTGCGGTGCCGAGAATGATATCGCAGCACGCCGCTGCCATCAGTGCCAAGAGGTATTGGTTGACCCGGACGATATGCTCAAGGCCGCGCTGAAGCTGAAAGACGCTCTGGTATTGCGCTGTGGCGGCATGGCGTTGCAAAGCGGGCGGGACGACAAAGGCGAATGGCTGAAAGCAACCTATTATGACGAAGACGGCACCAGCACCAGCGAACGTTTCCGTCTGCAAACGCCCGCGCAACGTAAAGCCTTCGAGATGCTGTTTCTGCGCCCGCACCAGCGCGCACCAGGGGTACCCTTCAGTTGGCAAAACGCGGCGGATGTTCTGGCTCAGCAGGCGCTGTTGCGCCACCCGGATTTTGTCGTCGCGCGTAAACGCGGCCAATTCTGGCAAGTACGCGAAAAAGTTTTTGATTATCAGGGGCGCTTCCGCCGGGCCAATGAACTCTATTAG
- the rsuA gene encoding 16S rRNA pseudouridine(516) synthase RsuA — protein sequence MRLDKFLSQQLGISRALVARELRAKRVTLDGEVVKSGAIKLTPEQEVAFDGNVLSQLTGPRYFMLNKPQGYVCSTDDPDHPTVLYFLDEPVAYKLHAAGRLDIDTTGLVLMTDDGQWSHRITSPRHHCEKTYLVTLEHPLAPDTAQQFAQGVQLHNEKDLTKPARLEKIEDNLVRLTLSEGRYHQVKRMFAAVGNRVIELHRERIGAIVLDEDLAPGEYRPLTEEEIASVGAPHLQE from the coding sequence ATGCGACTGGACAAGTTTTTATCTCAGCAGTTAGGCATCAGCCGTGCGCTGGTAGCGCGTGAACTTCGTGCAAAACGCGTCACCTTGGATGGTGAGGTGGTGAAGAGCGGGGCGATCAAATTGACCCCTGAACAGGAAGTCGCCTTTGATGGCAATGTGTTGTCCCAACTAACCGGGCCACGTTACTTCATGCTTAATAAACCGCAGGGTTATGTGTGTTCAACCGACGATCCGGATCACCCAACGGTGCTCTATTTTCTGGATGAACCAGTGGCCTATAAGCTGCATGCGGCGGGGCGTCTGGATATCGATACAACCGGCTTGGTACTGATGACCGATGACGGCCAGTGGTCGCACCGTATCACCTCACCCAGACACCATTGTGAGAAAACCTATCTGGTGACGTTGGAACACCCGCTGGCACCTGATACGGCACAACAATTTGCCCAGGGTGTGCAGCTGCATAACGAAAAAGACCTGACCAAGCCAGCCCGGTTGGAAAAAATTGAGGACAACCTGGTGCGTCTGACTCTCAGTGAAGGGCGCTACCATCAGGTGAAGCGCATGTTTGCCGCTGTTGGGAACCGGGTCATCGAATTACACCGTGAACGTATCGGTGCCATTGTGCTGGATGAAGATTTGGCACCGGGAGAATACCGCCCGCTGACTGAAGAAGAGATTGCCAGCGTCGGTGCTCCGCACCTGCAGGAATGA
- a CDS encoding Bcr/CflA family multidrug efflux MFS transporter: MQQNRTSHLGLIFILGLLSMLMPLAIDMYLPSMPIIAQEFGVESGRVQMTLSAYMLGFAVGQLFYGPMSDSIGRKPVILWGTLIFAIAGGACAMAQSVEQLINLRFLHGLSAAAASVVINALMRDMFTKDEFSRMMSFVILVMTIAPLLAPMIGGALLLWFNWHAIFWTMGAAALFGSLLVACFIKETLPKERRQKFHLRTTLGNFGSLFRHKRVLSYMLASAFSFAGMFSFLSAGPFVYIELNNVSPQHFGYYFALNIVFLFLTTLFNSRNVRRLGAVNMFRIGLFVQLAMSAWLLAVTASGLGFWALVLGVAVYLGCIAMISSNAMAVILDDFPHMAGTASSLAGTLRFSIGALVGAILSLAPGKSAWPMVSSMALCSIIAVLFYFYASRPPHHHPA, encoded by the coding sequence GTGCAACAGAACCGGACTTCTCACCTCGGTTTGATCTTTATTCTGGGCTTGCTTTCCATGCTGATGCCGTTGGCGATCGACATGTATCTGCCCAGTATGCCGATTATCGCCCAGGAGTTTGGCGTGGAGTCAGGCCGTGTACAGATGACGCTCAGTGCTTATATGCTGGGGTTTGCTGTAGGCCAGTTGTTCTATGGGCCGATGTCGGACAGCATCGGCCGCAAGCCGGTGATTCTGTGGGGGACGCTGATTTTTGCTATCGCTGGTGGGGCTTGTGCGATGGCGCAGTCGGTTGAGCAGTTGATCAACCTGCGCTTCCTGCATGGATTATCTGCTGCTGCGGCCAGCGTGGTGATCAACGCGCTGATGCGCGATATGTTCACCAAAGACGAATTCTCCCGCATGATGTCGTTTGTGATCCTGGTGATGACCATTGCGCCACTGCTGGCTCCGATGATCGGTGGTGCTTTGCTGCTGTGGTTCAATTGGCATGCCATTTTCTGGACGATGGGCGCGGCGGCGTTGTTTGGTTCTTTGCTGGTGGCATGTTTTATCAAAGAGACGTTACCGAAAGAGCGGCGGCAAAAATTCCACCTGCGCACGACGTTGGGGAATTTCGGCTCACTGTTTCGCCACAAGCGGGTGCTGAGTTATATGCTGGCCAGTGCCTTCTCGTTTGCAGGTATGTTTTCGTTCCTTAGCGCCGGGCCATTTGTTTATATCGAATTGAATAACGTTTCGCCGCAGCATTTTGGTTACTACTTCGCGTTGAACATTGTGTTTCTTTTCCTGACAACCTTGTTCAACAGCCGCAATGTGCGTCGGCTTGGTGCGGTTAACATGTTCCGCATCGGGCTGTTTGTACAACTGGCAATGAGTGCGTGGCTGTTGGCGGTGACGGCCAGTGGCCTGGGCTTCTGGGCATTGGTATTGGGCGTGGCGGTTTATCTCGGGTGTATCGCCATGATCTCCTCTAATGCGATGGCGGTCATTCTGGATGATTTCCCGCATATGGCGGGCACGGCTTCTTCCTTGGCCGGGACACTGCGTTTCAGCATTGGTGCATTGGTCGGCGCAATTCTTTCGCTGGCACCGGGCAAGAGCGCATGGCCGATGGTTTCCTCAATGGCACTGTGTAGCATTATTGCCGTGCTGTTCTATTTTTATGCCAGCCGCCCGCCGCATCACCATCCTGCCTGA
- a CDS encoding YejG family protein, producing the protein MDSIQLSVVHRLPQSYRWLSGFTGSKVEPIPLSGIDEGNNLIGLKLLSHDGGDAWRVMQQLNLSLQEIQVDCAVVEWEGEPCLFVHHCDESAAMCRLKNVGAAIAEQLSAQYPF; encoded by the coding sequence GTGGATAGTATCCAGCTTTCGGTAGTGCATCGCTTGCCGCAAAGTTATCGTTGGCTATCAGGTTTTACCGGCAGCAAGGTGGAACCGATTCCGCTTAGCGGCATAGACGAAGGTAACAATCTGATCGGCCTGAAATTGCTCAGCCATGATGGCGGAGATGCATGGCGTGTCATGCAACAGCTCAACCTGTCTCTTCAGGAGATCCAGGTTGATTGCGCGGTTGTTGAATGGGAAGGTGAGCCTTGCCTGTTCGTTCATCATTGTGATGAAAGTGCCGCTATGTGCCGCTTGAAAAATGTGGGCGCGGCAATCGCCGAGCAGCTCAGCGCGCAATATCCCTTCTGA
- the yejF gene encoding microcin C ABC transporter ATP-binding protein YejF: protein MTTPLLAIQDLSIAFRQGATLNQVVNGVSLQVEQGETLALVGESGSGKSVTALSILRLLPSPPVVYPGGDILFNGRSLLHAPEAELRKVRGNQVSMIFQEPMVSLNPLHTIEKQLAEVLMLHRGLRRDSARAEIIQCLDRVGIRNAKGRLKDYPHQLSGGERQRVMIAMAVLTKPKLLIADEPTTALDVTIQAQILMLLKELKQELGMGLLFITHNLNIVRRLADNVAVMRQGLCVEQSSREALFSAPQHAYTQQLLAAEDVGEPLPLPAHEGPGEASPLLKVENLQVSFPIKRGLLRRVVDQNTALKNLSFTLRPGESIGLVGESGSGKSTTGLALLRLLNSKGAIWFDGQPLHQFNNQQMLPYRSRMQIVFQDPYSALNPRLNVLQIIAEGLEVHQQLTAEQREQRVIEALQEVGLDPTLRHRYPTEFSGGQRQRIAIARALILQPQLLILDEPTSSLDKSVQAQILTLLKSLQQRHRLAYLFISHDLQVVRSLCHQVIVLRQGEVVEQGNCQTIFNTPSAAYTQQLLQLVD from the coding sequence ATGACCACTCCTCTGCTCGCTATTCAGGATCTCAGCATCGCTTTCCGTCAAGGGGCCACATTGAATCAGGTGGTCAATGGTGTTTCACTGCAGGTTGAGCAAGGTGAAACGCTGGCATTGGTGGGGGAGTCCGGTTCAGGTAAAAGCGTCACCGCGCTTTCCATACTGCGGCTGCTGCCTTCACCGCCGGTAGTCTATCCCGGTGGCGATATTCTGTTTAACGGCCGCTCACTGCTGCATGCGCCAGAAGCCGAATTGCGTAAGGTACGTGGCAACCAGGTCTCGATGATTTTTCAAGAACCGATGGTGTCGCTTAATCCGCTGCACACCATAGAGAAGCAACTGGCCGAAGTCCTGATGCTGCACCGAGGCCTGCGTCGCGATAGCGCTCGCGCCGAAATCATTCAGTGTCTCGATCGCGTGGGGATCCGTAACGCTAAAGGACGACTTAAAGATTATCCGCATCAGTTATCTGGCGGTGAACGCCAACGTGTGATGATCGCCATGGCGGTGCTCACCAAACCTAAGCTACTGATCGCAGATGAGCCCACCACAGCGCTGGACGTGACTATTCAGGCTCAGATCCTGATGTTGTTGAAAGAGCTCAAACAAGAACTGGGGATGGGGTTGCTGTTTATCACCCATAACCTGAATATTGTCCGCCGCTTGGCCGATAACGTGGCGGTAATGCGCCAGGGTCTGTGCGTGGAGCAGAGCAGCCGCGAAGCATTGTTCAGCGCGCCTCAGCACGCTTATACACAACAGTTGTTGGCGGCGGAGGATGTGGGTGAACCGCTACCGTTACCGGCACATGAAGGGCCAGGAGAAGCCTCTCCGTTGCTGAAAGTGGAAAACCTGCAGGTCAGTTTCCCCATCAAACGCGGCCTGCTGCGGCGAGTTGTTGACCAGAACACGGCATTGAAGAACCTGAGCTTTACGTTGCGGCCTGGGGAAAGTATTGGCTTGGTAGGCGAATCGGGGTCAGGTAAGAGCACTACCGGCCTGGCGCTACTACGCTTGCTGAATTCCAAAGGGGCAATCTGGTTTGACGGCCAGCCGCTGCACCAGTTCAATAATCAGCAGATGCTGCCTTATCGTAGCCGGATGCAGATTGTTTTCCAGGATCCCTACTCAGCGTTGAATCCACGGCTGAACGTCCTGCAAATCATCGCCGAAGGGTTGGAGGTTCATCAACAACTGACCGCAGAACAACGTGAACAACGGGTGATTGAAGCCTTACAGGAAGTGGGGCTGGATCCGACATTACGCCATCGTTATCCCACCGAGTTCTCCGGTGGGCAACGGCAACGTATCGCTATTGCGCGTGCACTGATCCTGCAGCCGCAATTGCTGATCCTGGATGAACCGACATCATCGTTGGATAAATCAGTACAGGCGCAGATCCTGACGTTGCTGAAGTCATTACAGCAGCGACACCGTCTGGCCTACCTGTTTATCAGCCATGACCTGCAGGTGGTACGATCGCTTTGCCATCAGGTGATTGTGTTACGCCAGGGCGAAGTCGTGGAACAGGGTAACTGCCAGACTATTTTCAATACGCCCTCGGCTGCCTATACGCAGCAATTGTTGCAGTTGGTTGATTAA
- a CDS encoding ABC transporter permease has translation MSRLSPINQARWARFRSNRRGYWSLWIFLVAFVLSLAANLIANDRPLLVRYEGRLYVPFMVNYSETTFGGELNTTTDFQDPFVIRQIENHGWAIWAPIRFSYNTINFATQVPFPSPPSRQNLLGTDSNGSDVLARVLYGFRISMLFGLALTLFSSVIGICVGATQGYYGGKFDLWGQRLIEVWSGMPTLFLIILLSSIVQPNFWWLLAITILFGWMSLVGVVRAEFLRTRNYDYIRAARAMGVPDRVIMYRHMLPNAMVATLTFLPFILCGSITTLTSLDFLGFGLPIGSPSLGELLLQGKNNLQAPWLGITAFLVLAVLLSLLIFIGEAVRDAFDPSKAH, from the coding sequence ATGAGCCGCTTAAGCCCTATCAATCAGGCCCGCTGGGCCCGCTTTCGCAGTAACCGCCGTGGTTACTGGTCGCTGTGGATCTTCCTGGTCGCCTTTGTGCTCAGCCTGGCCGCCAATCTGATCGCCAACGATAGACCCTTGCTGGTACGCTACGAAGGCCGTCTGTATGTGCCGTTTATGGTCAACTACAGCGAAACCACCTTTGGTGGCGAGCTGAATACCACCACGGATTTCCAGGATCCGTTCGTCATCAGGCAGATTGAAAACCATGGTTGGGCAATTTGGGCCCCTATCCGCTTTAGCTACAACACCATCAACTTTGCCACGCAAGTCCCCTTCCCTTCTCCGCCATCACGGCAGAATCTGTTAGGTACCGACAGCAACGGCAGCGATGTTCTGGCGCGAGTCCTTTATGGTTTCCGCATCTCAATGCTGTTTGGATTGGCGTTGACGCTGTTCTCCAGCGTGATCGGCATCTGTGTCGGCGCTACGCAAGGTTATTACGGCGGCAAATTTGACCTCTGGGGGCAACGGCTGATTGAGGTGTGGTCTGGCATGCCCACGCTGTTTTTGATCATTTTGCTTTCCAGCATTGTACAGCCCAACTTCTGGTGGCTGTTGGCGATCACCATTCTGTTTGGCTGGATGAGCCTGGTGGGCGTGGTACGAGCCGAATTCCTGCGCACCCGCAATTATGATTATATTCGTGCAGCACGCGCCATGGGCGTACCGGATCGCGTGATTATGTACCGCCATATGCTGCCTAATGCCATGGTCGCCACCCTGACCTTCCTGCCGTTTATTCTGTGCGGTTCAATCACCACACTGACCTCCCTGGATTTCCTCGGTTTTGGTTTACCGATTGGCTCTCCTTCGTTGGGTGAGCTGCTATTACAGGGTAAAAATAACCTGCAAGCGCCGTGGTTGGGCATTACTGCCTTCCTGGTCCTGGCGGTATTGCTCTCATTGTTAATCTTTATCGGCGAAGCAGTACGCGACGCCTTCGACCCCAGCAAGGCGCATTGA
- a CDS encoding microcin C ABC transporter permease YejB yields MAAYLIRRLLLVIPTLWAIITINFFIVQIAPGGPVDQAIAAIELGQTSGFGGGGGGDGLGHVKAGVGNVGEGQYRGSRGLDPEVIAEITKRYGFDKPLHERYFSMLWRYIRLDFGESLFRGASVMQLISQSLPVSITLGLWSTLIIYLVSIPLGIRKAIHNGSAFDTWSSTLIIIGYAIPAFLFAILLIVLFAGGSYLDWFPLRGLVSSNFDTLPWYGKITDYLWHITLPVLATVIGGFATLTMLTKNSFLDEIRKQYVVTARAKGLDEKKILYRHVFRNAMLLVIAGFPATFISMFFTGSLLIEVMFSLNGLGLLGYDATLQRDYPVMFGTLYIFTLIGLLLNIISDITYTLVDPRIDFEARQ; encoded by the coding sequence GTGGCCGCTTATCTGATACGCAGATTACTGCTGGTGATCCCCACCCTGTGGGCGATCATCACGATCAACTTTTTTATCGTGCAAATTGCCCCTGGGGGGCCGGTCGATCAGGCCATTGCCGCTATTGAGTTAGGGCAAACCAGCGGATTTGGTGGCGGAGGCGGCGGGGATGGCCTTGGCCATGTTAAAGCTGGTGTGGGCAACGTGGGCGAAGGCCAATACCGCGGATCTCGTGGGCTGGATCCTGAGGTTATTGCCGAAATCACCAAACGTTATGGCTTCGACAAACCGCTGCACGAGCGCTACTTCTCCATGCTATGGCGCTATATACGTCTCGACTTTGGCGAAAGCCTGTTCCGCGGCGCCTCGGTGATGCAGCTTATCAGCCAAAGCCTGCCGGTCTCTATAACGTTAGGGCTGTGGAGCACGCTGATCATCTATCTGGTGTCGATCCCACTCGGGATCCGCAAAGCCATCCACAACGGCAGCGCCTTTGATACCTGGAGCAGCACGCTGATCATTATTGGCTACGCCATCCCGGCGTTTCTATTCGCCATTCTGTTGATCGTACTGTTTGCCGGCGGCAGCTATCTCGACTGGTTCCCGCTACGAGGGCTGGTTTCCAGCAACTTCGACACCCTGCCGTGGTACGGCAAGATCACCGATTATCTCTGGCATATCACCCTGCCAGTGCTGGCAACGGTGATCGGCGGGTTTGCCACGCTGACTATGTTGACCAAGAACTCGTTCCTGGATGAGATCCGTAAACAATACGTGGTCACTGCCCGTGCCAAGGGGCTGGATGAGAAGAAAATCCTTTACCGTCATGTGTTTCGTAACGCCATGCTGTTGGTGATTGCCGGTTTCCCGGCCACCTTTATCAGCATGTTTTTCACCGGCTCACTGCTGATCGAGGTCATGTTCTCACTCAACGGCCTTGGGTTACTGGGTTATGATGCCACGTTGCAACGCGACTATCCGGTGATGTTCGGAACATTGTACATATTTACTCTGATCGGCCTGCTGCTGAATATCATCAGCGATATCACCTATACCCTGGTCGATCCGCGCATTGATTTCGAGGCCCGTCAATGA
- a CDS encoding extracellular solute-binding protein, whose amino-acid sequence MSVRIFAALVLSALSFSLQAETLNESYAFATLGEPKYSTDFSHFDYVNPAAPKGGDIRLAAIGTYDNFNRFASRGVPGERTGELYDTLFTTSDDEPSSYYPLIAESARFPADMRWMELDINPRARFHDGSPITAADVAFTFNKFMTEGVPQYRSYYKGVSVKALSRLTVRIELPEPDKEKMLSLLSTRVLPQSFWKDHKLSEPLNTPPLGSGPYKVGSYRLGQYITYERVRDYWAANLPVNRGRYNFDTLRYDYYLDDKVALEAFKAGAYDFRLEGSPKSWATQYQGGNFTRNFIIKQDETNQAAQNARWLAFNIQRPIFADRRVREAMTLAFDFDWMNKALYYDAYQRANSYFQNTVYAANGYPDAAELAWLAPLKGKIPEEVFTHIYQPPSSDGSGNDRDNLLKATELLKQAGWEIKNQQLVNSKTGKPFTFELMLLSGSNFQYVLPFQHNLKRLGIDMQIREIDASQFTRRMRTRDFDMMPRVYPAMPFPSADLQIFWGSQYIDSSYNSPGVSDPAVDALIEQIMKHQGNEKALLSLGRALDRVLTWNRYMLPMWYSNHDRYAYWDKFSSPAIRPTYAIGFDNWWFDVNKAARLPTQRQ is encoded by the coding sequence ATGTCTGTGCGCATTTTTGCTGCCTTGGTGCTTTCGGCACTCAGTTTTAGCTTGCAGGCCGAAACCCTCAATGAAAGCTACGCTTTCGCCACGCTCGGTGAGCCGAAATACTCCACCGACTTCAGCCATTTTGACTACGTAAACCCGGCGGCCCCCAAGGGCGGCGATATCCGGTTGGCAGCGATAGGTACTTACGATAACTTCAACCGTTTCGCCTCACGCGGCGTACCCGGCGAAAGAACCGGGGAACTCTATGACACGCTGTTTACCACCTCTGACGATGAGCCCTCCAGTTATTATCCGCTGATTGCCGAATCGGCCCGTTTCCCGGCGGATATGCGCTGGATGGAGCTGGATATCAATCCGCGTGCGCGTTTCCATGACGGCAGCCCGATCACCGCCGCCGATGTGGCTTTCACCTTCAACAAATTTATGACCGAAGGGGTGCCACAATACCGTTCCTATTATAAAGGCGTCAGCGTAAAAGCCCTTTCCCGCCTGACGGTACGTATTGAACTGCCGGAACCCGACAAAGAAAAAATGCTCAGCCTGCTGAGCACCAGAGTATTACCCCAGAGTTTCTGGAAAGATCACAAACTCAGCGAACCTTTGAATACGCCGCCTCTCGGTAGCGGCCCCTATAAGGTCGGCAGCTATCGTCTGGGCCAATACATTACCTATGAACGTGTGCGCGATTACTGGGCAGCCAACCTGCCGGTAAACCGTGGCCGCTATAACTTTGATACGCTGCGTTACGACTATTACCTGGACGATAAAGTTGCGCTCGAGGCCTTTAAGGCCGGGGCTTACGATTTCCGCCTGGAAGGCTCACCAAAAAGCTGGGCCACGCAGTATCAGGGCGGTAACTTTACCCGCAACTTCATCATCAAACAGGATGAAACCAACCAAGCGGCGCAGAATGCCCGTTGGCTGGCATTCAATATTCAGCGTCCAATCTTTGCCGATCGCCGGGTGCGGGAGGCCATGACGTTGGCTTTCGATTTCGACTGGATGAACAAAGCGCTGTATTACGATGCTTATCAGCGTGCCAACAGCTATTTCCAGAACACCGTCTATGCGGCAAACGGCTATCCAGACGCAGCAGAATTGGCCTGGCTGGCACCGCTAAAAGGTAAAATCCCCGAGGAAGTGTTCACCCATATTTATCAGCCCCCCTCCTCCGACGGCAGTGGTAACGATCGCGATAACCTGCTGAAAGCCACCGAACTGCTAAAACAGGCCGGTTGGGAAATAAAAAACCAGCAACTGGTGAACAGCAAAACCGGCAAGCCTTTTACCTTTGAGCTGATGCTGCTGAGCGGCAGCAATTTTCAGTATGTGTTGCCTTTCCAGCACAACCTGAAGCGCCTGGGCATTGACATGCAGATTCGGGAAATTGACGCCAGCCAGTTCACCCGCCGGATGCGAACACGTGACTTCGATATGATGCCAAGAGTCTACCCGGCTATGCCGTTCCCCAGCGCCGATCTGCAGATTTTCTGGGGATCACAATATATTGACTCCAGTTACAACAGCCCTGGTGTCAGCGATCCGGCGGTAGATGCCCTGATCGAACAGATCATGAAGCATCAAGGAAATGAAAAAGCCTTACTTTCCCTTGGCCGCGCGCTGGATCGGGTGCTGACCTGGAATAGGTATATGCTACCGATGTGGTACTCCAATCACGATCGCTATGCCTATTGGGATAAATTCTCTTCGCCAGCGATACGCCCAACCTATGCCATCGGCTTTGATAACTGGTGGTTTGACGTTAACAAGGCGGCACGCCTGCCGACGCAACGGCAATAA